The Populus alba chromosome 6, ASM523922v2, whole genome shotgun sequence genomic interval TAACTTATTTGCAAAATACACTAAAGTTAGGGGGAGTTATTGAGTGTAGtacttgatgttttttaaataattttttatttgaaaatatattaaaataatatattttttattttttaaaaaaattatttttaatgcacattaaaataataataaaattattatttttttaaaaaaatactgtttGAAACACTGTTACAAACAACCTCAGAAAACTTGAACAAGACTGTCCTGTAGTTGCCTTGCTTTTAGAGCGGTCCACACACTCATAAAACTCGCGAAATATCACGATAGGTAAGAAGACCAACATCAACAACAGCAACATcacttctttaattaattaatataaagaagATTTATCATTATCCAATTACTAATGAGAAAAAGGAATTCAGTGaggaaatattttaattaacttaatcataagaataaaaaaaaggaaattggaCAGGTTCCTTAAAgatctttgttgttttgctGGCTTCCGAGGATACGCAGAGTTCTCTTCAGATCCGAAGAAAAAggtaaaagaaatataaaaaagaaagacatgAAAGACTTCTATAGCCACTGCAATTACTTTACTACTGCCACTCCTTTcggccttgattttttttctttattgggtGTGTGTTAAAAAGgccttttttctgttctttcaaAGCAAAAGGGTCTGAGCGTCTCTCCTTTTTGGACTCTTGCATGatccagaaagaaagaaagaaaagtttggTCTTTCCTTCTCTGATGATACCTTTTTATCTGCTTCTTTGTGTGCCATGATTTCTTGATTGAAGATTCATATTAGAGGGTTACTTCACGACTTCTTTTTTGTCTGCTAAATTTTAGCAGCAGGATTTTGAGGATATGCTGGGAGAGTTTTCCTTTTTTAGGTAGTTTCTGATATTTTCTCCTTTTGGTTTCAAGAATTTGTGGGATAGAGAACAGGATTGCgggtatatttttttctttgcttttagtCTCTGCGAATTCAACAGTTTCTTTTAGTCTTAAGCTTCAATCCAATCGTTTTGGACTAGCTGTTCAAGGAGCAAAGTAGAGATTCttggagttttgtttttaagttttaacgaggaaaaaaaaggagttgcAAGTTGGGTTCTTTTTGGCTGCAAAGAAAAGGGGTTTAGAGATGAGGTAGCCATACAAGTTGAGaagttttgtttctttaacAATGTTGATATTTTCTTGGAATTGAGATCCCACTCTTGGACACAGCTGCTTCCTGTGAGACTCAGAATTTAGTGTGGGAGGAAAAGATTCATTTTTCTATATGCAGCAGCAGAAATAAAGATTTGTCAAATTTAGACTCTCCAACTTCTCGATCATTGTGTATGCTTTTTAAGGTAATAACTCCCTCGGATTGTACTTTATTACTCTTCTTGtttgaaagattaattttttcttttgtttttaccaGCAATTCCTGattgttttatcttttgtatTTCTGTGGCTTCTACTAAAGAAATGATAACGTTCATGGAAGCAAAAGATAAATTGAAGGAAGAAGCTGACAAGTGCTTAGATTCTCAGTTATGGCATGCCTGCGCCGGTGGCATGGTCCAAATGCCGGCGGTGAATTCTAAGGTCTTCTACTTCCCTCAAGGGCATGCCGAGCATGCGTGTGAGCCCGTTGATTTCAGGAACTTGCCCCGTGTTTCTCATATTCTATGCAGGGTCTCGGATATCAAATTCATGGCTGATCCTGAAACTGATGAGGTCTTCGCTAAAATTAGGTTGGTTCCAATTAACTATAATGAACTCGATTTGAATGACCAAGAAGTTGCAGTTAATGGTGGAATGGAAGCCGCGCAAGACAATAATAAACCGGTTTCTTTTGCCAAGACACTGACTCAATCTGATGCAAATAACGGCGGAGGTTTCTCCGTTCCAAGGTACTGTGCTGAGATGATTTTTCCACGGTTGGATTACACAGCAGATCCACCCGTGCAGACCCTTCTTGCTAAGGATGTTCACGGTGAGACATGGAAGTTTAGGCATATCTATAGAGGGACACCGAGAAGGCATCTTTTGACAACTGGATGGAGCCCATTTGTGAATCACAAGAAGCTTATTGCTGGTGATTCTGTTGTCTTTTTTAGGGCAGAAAATGGAGATCTTTGCGTTGGTGTTCGAAGAGCTAAGAGGGCGAGTGGTGGTGGACCTGAGTCCTTGTGGAATCCGGCTGGTGGGAGTTCTGCAGTGCCTGGTGGGGGTTTTGGTGCGTTCTTGAGGGAAGATGAGCATAAGTTGATGAGAAGCGGAAGTGGTAATGGCAATGGTTCAAAGTCAAACGAAAGTTTGATGGGACAAGGGAAAGTAAGGGCTGAATCGGTTATTCAAGCTGTTACTCTTGCTGCAAATGGTCTGCCTTTTGAGGTGGTTTACTACCCTCGAGCCAATACTCCCGAGTTCTGTGTGAAGGCCTCTATGGTAAAAACAGCAATGCAGATCCGGTGGTGTTCGGGGATGCGGTTCAAGATGGCCTTTGAAACCGAGGACTCTTCCCGGATTAGTTGGTTCATGGGTACTGTTTGTTCTGTTCAGGCTGCTGATTCTCTTTGGTGGCCGCATTCACCATGGAGACTTCTCCAGGTATTCTCATCTCTTAAGTAATTTTGATTGCTGAAAAGGAGTCTCGTTTATGTTAGTTTAAACTACTCTTTTCTATTATCTCTGTGGTTGATATCTTTGTCCATGTGGGTTTTCTCTTGTTCCATTTGTCTATTCTTCTGCCAAGAAGACAATATCACgtttacaaaataaaagggaCTAATGGTTAGCGGGATAAACCTTAAATGCTTGCATGCATACCTTTAATCTTTTGTCTCTGAGTGTCTGGTATGTGTCATTATGCTCGAGTATTCTGCAATATTTCACTATTTAGGAGAAGTATCTTACCACTTTCTGTTTGTTTCATTGCTATCAATTTAAAATGTCAGCTACTAGTTTGATGCATCCCAACGCTACcactttccttttttcatttttgaaaaaaggaaGCAGCAGATAAACAACAATTTAGCATACAGAATTGCTGCTCGATGCTGTTGAAACAAGGGCAGAGTTCCTCTTGCAAAACAATTAGGGATAATAAATTGCTTGAGGTGAATTAAGGAAATAATTTGTGTACATTTAGAAAACCTGTGTTATTTTCTGATTAACTATCTTTTTTAGCTATGTAAACGCCATATGTTTGATTAGTTGGcttaaattaatgtttatgaagttaatatttttagacTGCCgtgttttggtttggtttgtgtGACATTTTCAAGAATATCTTGCTGAGGGTATACTAAGTCAACGTCAATGAATGGATGATTTTAATGTTATCATGCATGATTGAATTTCCATTTTGCAGAGACTAATCAATAGGAACatgtttcttgttttgatttgatatgCTGGTTAAGAAAATGactaaaaacatcattttgagtATTTTTGCAGATGATTTCTGCTACTccgataatttttatttttctttgacacTTGAACTTGTATGTTGCAGGTTACATGGGATGAGCCTGATTTGCTTCAAAATGTGAAACGTGTTAGCCCATGGCTAGTGGAATTGGCATCGAATATGGCTGCTATTCATTTCCCCCCCTTCTCATCACCAAGGAAGAAGTTGAGACTTCCACAACACCTGGATTTTCCCATTGACGGTCAATTTCCAATGCCGATATTTTCCGGCAACTTCCTTGGGCCCAGCAGTTCCTTTGATTGTCTACCCCACAACACTCCTGCTGGCATGCAGGGAGCCAGGCATGCTCATTATGGTCTACCACTATCAGATCCCCACCTCAATAAACTGCAAACAGGTCTGCTTCGGACTGGTTTTCCACCATTGCTTGATCATACTGCTTCATTCACTAAAGCCTCAAATGTCCAAACCATTCCAAAGCCTAGCATGTGTGAAGATGTTTCTTGTGAGCTGACAATGTCACATTCTACCCAGACTTCAAAGAAAGCTGTTGATGCGAAGATACCTCAGCTTGTACTTTTTGGTCAAGCAATAGTTGCTGAGCAGCAGATATCTCTTAGCTGCCCTGGTAATGCTGCCTCACCAGTTCTTACTGGAAATAGTTCTTCTGAAGGAAACTTAGATAAGATGGCAAATTTTTCTGATGGCTCTGTGTCCACTCTTCATCGCCGAGGCCTACCAGAGTGCTCCTCATGTGAAGAATTGCAATGGAGCAAGGACAAGCACCGAAAGAGTGAGCCATCTTTAGAGACTGGTCACTGCAAAGTCTTCCTGGACTCAGAAGATGTAGGTCGCACACTTGACCTTTCATTGCTTGGATCTTATGAAGAATTGTACAGAAAGCTGGCTGACATGTTTGGCCTAAGGAATTCCGAGAAATTTGGCAATGTGCTTTACCGTGACATTAATGGCATTACCAAACACATTGGTGAGGAACCATTCAGGTGtgactccttttcttttcacctTGCACTGGTTTATTTTGTTCTGAGGTTTTTTTACCGAGTGAATGCTATTGTGCTTGGGAGTGATTCTTGCTGGTTCATTTCTTGCATTGCAGTGACTTCTTCAAAACAGCAAGGAGGCTGACAATTGTAACAGATTCAAGCAGTGGCAATGTAGGGATTTAGAGGGAGAAATAAACTTTCTGGTTTCAAGTTGTACAGATGGTTAATCGTATCCTTCAAGTTCTGAGAGGAGCTGCTTGGCTCTGATCGAATTCTTAAgtcttttgatataaaaatccgCAACTGTTGTCCTCTTTACAGAATTCGTGAGAGTTATGCAATGGATATAAAATGATTGTCATCTCTCGAGTAAACCGATAGGGTGTTGctaagcaggaaaaaaaaaaaacaataataaaacagaGATCAAGTGTTCCGACTGTTCCCCTTGACCAGGAAGCGTCTTGTGGTTGGAAATTTAGAAATCACACTCCAATGCCATACCAgcaagaaattgaaaaagaggAGTTTCTTCCTGGAAGGAAATTATTCAACTCTAGAAGGGGATGGAATGGAACAAAAGCCATCTTAGAAAATCACTTGGTTGCGTGGATGAATTCAATGTAAACAGGTGGTTAAATGTCTAATCACAGCTTGATAACAAACACGAGTTGAGTTGACTTGGAGCATCCCTTGTAATCTCTCATGGGCTGTTAACATGTAATTAGTGGTTCAAATGTTTCCCACGACAACGAGATTCCCAAGAGATTATCAAAAGGATTCTCAACTAGTTACGTATTGCCACATGTTTGACAAAATTCAcatatcaaacaaaacaaaacaaaaaacctgaCCGTGTTTGCTGCACAAGTCACTCTTTCACATGATAGTACGATTCTGACAGACCAGGCCAGCCTTCTACCTTCCCTTGTGTGGGTTGTAAAgtgctcttttttattatatataaaaaaagaaaattaatatgattaatgtTGTCTATCTCTAGGATCCCTgcatctttgttgattttaaaataaaataaaataaacctttAAATGAAATGGGATCTAGATacgataattttgttttttttatcaaaacataaaGGAAAAATTATTCAGTTAGTCaaataccttttgttttttacattaagcattatatataattgagtttcaaatcttgattTTGTAGAAACTAATAACTTACTTTTATTTATGAAGACTTGTTTGTTATTGACTTTGCATGTAAAACTCT includes:
- the LOC118048303 gene encoding auxin response factor 18 — translated: MITFMEAKDKLKEEADKCLDSQLWHACAGGMVQMPAVNSKVFYFPQGHAEHACEPVDFRNLPRVSHILCRVSDIKFMADPETDEVFAKIRLVPINYNELDLNDQEVAVNGGMEAAQDNNKPVSFAKTLTQSDANNGGGFSVPRYCAEMIFPRLDYTADPPVQTLLAKDVHGETWKFRHIYRGTPRRHLLTTGWSPFVNHKKLIAGDSVVFFRAENGDLCVGVRRAKRASGGGPESLWNPAGGSSAVPGGGFGAFLREDEHKLMRSGSGNGNGSKSNESLMGQGKVRAESVIQAVTLAANGLPFEVVYYPRANTPEFCVKASMVKTAMQIRWCSGMRFKMAFETEDSSRISWFMGTVCSVQAADSLWWPHSPWRLLQVTWDEPDLLQNVKRVSPWLVELASNMAAIHFPPFSSPRKKLRLPQHLDFPIDGQFPMPIFSGNFLGPSSSFDCLPHNTPAGMQGARHAHYGLPLSDPHLNKLQTGLLRTGFPPLLDHTASFTKASNVQTIPKPSMCEDVSCELTMSHSTQTSKKAVDAKIPQLVLFGQAIVAEQQISLSCPGNAASPVLTGNSSSEGNLDKMANFSDGSVSTLHRRGLPECSSCEELQWSKDKHRKSEPSLETGHCKVFLDSEDVGRTLDLSLLGSYEELYRKLADMFGLRNSEKFGNVLYRDINGITKHIGEEPFSDFFKTARRLTIVTDSSSGNVGI